One Methylosarcina fibrata AML-C10 DNA segment encodes these proteins:
- a CDS encoding IS4 family transposase, with protein MIDGYRGRWEIERFFNILKNGCQVEALQMSTLSRIEPAPTLYRMAECRIGYLMRGWAGLARRWSAKRYSTVKNGKPRPDTPPPLNEVIRVVASFGGFPGRKGDGEPGAKTLRIGLQRVMDFALGIRALRETGSCV; from the coding sequence TTGATCGATGGGTATCGCGGCCGTTGGGAAATCGAACGGTTCTTCAATATCCTAAAAAACGGCTGCCAAGTCGAAGCTTTACAGATGTCGACCCTATCGCGTATCGAACCGGCGCCAACGTTGTATAGGATGGCTGAGTGCCGGATCGGTTACCTGATGCGGGGCTGGGCAGGGCTTGCCCGGAGATGGTCTGCGAAGCGATATTCGACCGTGAAGAATGGCAAGCCGCGGCCGGACACGCCACCGCCTCTGAACGAAGTGATCCGCGTGGTAGCCAGCTTCGGCGGATTTCCAGGTCGCAAAGGCGACGGCGAACCCGGCGCCAAAACACTCCGGATCGGCCTCCAGCGCGTCATGGACTTCGCTTTGGGAATACGGGCGCTGCGGGAGACGGGAAGTTGTGTATAA
- a CDS encoding transposase DNA-binding-containing protein, with protein MSEIDLGDKRLNKRSGTLLAIDTANPSASIPVACGGRAETIFTCRRTQDGKGAISSRNCAAYACAYPTGNAGGSKSRRCWPAKSIRRLARRHWHGG; from the coding sequence TTGTCAGAAATCGATTTGGGAGATAAACGGTTGAACAAGCGATCGGGGACATTATTGGCCATTGACACCGCCAATCCCAGTGCAAGCATTCCGGTAGCCTGCGGCGGACGGGCGGAGACCATTTTTACCTGCCGCCGCACGCAGGACGGAAAGGGCGCCATATCATCCAGAAACTGCGCTGCCTACGCGTGTGCTTACCCGACGGGAAACGCGGGAGGTTCGAAATCACGGCGCTGTTGGCCCGCGAAATCGATCCGCCGGCTGGCGAGAAGGCATTGGCATGGCGGCTGA
- a CDS encoding MFS transporter small subunit — MKSNRSAQRTHSVWLMLFWLYVAVPLGWGVWSTLKKALALFN; from the coding sequence ATGAAATCGAACCGATCTGCTCAACGCACTCATTCCGTCTGGCTGATGCTGTTCTGGCTCTACGTCGCCGTTCCCTTGGGCTGGGGCGTATGGTCGACCCTGAAAAAGGCGCTCGCGTTGTTTAATTGA
- a CDS encoding M90 family metallopeptidase has product MNIFKRLRIRHILRRYPVPCDLWRQAVKTLPVAQGLSAVEKAHLRELATLFLRDKKFSGAQGLQLTDAMCLTIAVLACLPVLGLGFGCLSGWTEVIVYPEAFRVAREEPDDAGVVHFTEQELDGESWSRGPLILSWQAIEQDLEDSRSGRNVVIHEIAHKLDVLNGPADGYPPLHRFMDLKQWTLSLATAYRTLVRQVERHHHPCLDPYAAASPAEFFAVVSEYFFCAPDILQTHFPEVYRQLQLYYRQHPLQRNRSETDKVQSNGTIDQF; this is encoded by the coding sequence ATGAATATTTTCAAGCGTTTACGAATCCGCCATATCCTGCGCCGCTATCCCGTTCCGTGCGATTTGTGGCGGCAAGCCGTCAAGACGCTTCCTGTTGCGCAGGGGCTTTCGGCGGTGGAAAAAGCGCATCTGCGCGAACTGGCCACCTTGTTTTTGCGCGACAAGAAATTTTCCGGCGCCCAGGGGCTGCAATTGACCGATGCGATGTGCCTGACGATTGCGGTGCTGGCCTGTCTGCCGGTGCTCGGGCTTGGGTTCGGCTGTTTGTCGGGCTGGACCGAAGTCATCGTCTATCCGGAAGCGTTTCGGGTTGCCCGGGAAGAACCGGACGATGCCGGCGTCGTGCATTTTACGGAGCAGGAACTGGACGGAGAATCCTGGTCGCGCGGGCCTTTGATCCTGTCCTGGCAGGCTATCGAACAGGACCTCGAAGACAGCCGCTCCGGACGCAACGTCGTCATTCACGAGATCGCCCATAAACTGGACGTGTTGAACGGCCCCGCCGACGGCTATCCGCCGCTGCATCGGTTCATGGACCTCAAGCAATGGACTCTATCTCTCGCTACCGCTTATCGAACTCTGGTGCGCCAAGTCGAGCGCCATCACCACCCTTGCCTGGATCCGTACGCGGCCGCCAGTCCGGCCGAGTTTTTTGCGGTCGTCAGCGAATATTTTTTCTGCGCTCCGGACATACTGCAAACGCACTTTCCCGAGGTTTACCGGCAATTGCAGCTTTATTACCGGCAGCATCCTTTACAGCGTAACCGGTCTGAGACGGACAAGGTTCAATCGAATGGGACGATAGATCAATTTTAG
- a CDS encoding winged helix-turn-helix domain-containing protein, producing the protein MEQKITYAFGSFFLDTDTQSLRSESGIVSLQPKIYRLLLYFLQHPDRLISKEELFDAVWQGRIVEDTALRLAINILRKALHDDRKTPSYILTSCRRGYRFVSEVAVQHGLQAIEPMLRTEGILLRPQPGIPENRQQFEAELDQLLQTFEQATEGDRRLIFLNGERRTGKTALLERFLTEIGHHEFTLLRARCVPLNGAAEPFLPLLEALERRCRKPGGKPLIEFLYQFAPTWLQQVANVLEPEVIGSFRSPLPQLKAARMLREGANFFERLGSESTFILILDNSQWSDKFTLDLLNFLGSRSSPTRLLMIISFRPEENRAGARRLAQMRSELAYRSVFRELSLQKR; encoded by the coding sequence ATGGAACAGAAAATTACTTACGCATTCGGGTCGTTTTTTCTGGATACGGACACCCAGTCGTTACGCTCGGAAAGCGGAATCGTCAGCTTGCAGCCGAAGATTTACCGGTTGCTGCTGTATTTTTTGCAGCATCCCGACCGTCTGATTTCCAAGGAAGAGCTTTTCGATGCGGTATGGCAGGGCCGAATCGTCGAGGATACGGCATTGAGGCTGGCCATTAACATCTTGCGTAAAGCCTTGCATGACGATCGAAAAACACCGAGCTACATTCTGACGTCCTGCCGGCGTGGTTACCGCTTTGTTTCCGAAGTCGCCGTTCAACACGGCCTTCAGGCAATCGAGCCCATGCTCCGGACCGAAGGCATCCTGTTGCGGCCGCAGCCCGGCATTCCCGAAAACAGGCAGCAATTCGAAGCCGAACTGGACCAATTACTTCAAACTTTCGAGCAGGCAACGGAAGGCGACCGTCGGCTGATTTTTTTGAACGGTGAAAGAAGAACGGGAAAAACCGCGCTGCTGGAAAGGTTCCTGACCGAGATCGGCCATCATGAATTTACTCTTCTGCGCGCCCGATGCGTGCCGTTGAATGGAGCCGCCGAACCTTTTCTGCCTCTGCTCGAAGCCCTGGAACGCCGATGCCGGAAGCCAGGAGGAAAGCCACTGATTGAATTTTTATATCAATTTGCTCCGACTTGGCTGCAACAGGTAGCCAATGTGCTGGAGCCTGAAGTAATCGGCTCCTTCCGAAGCCCTCTTCCGCAACTCAAAGCAGCCCGCATGCTGCGGGAAGGAGCCAATTTTTTCGAAAGGCTGGGCAGCGAATCCACTTTTATATTGATCCTCGACAATTCGCAGTGGAGCGATAAATTTACGCTGGACTTGCTGAATTTTTTGGGGTCGAGAAGCTCACCTACGAGATTGCTGATGATAATCAGCTTCCGCCCCGAAGAGAACCGGGCCGGAGCCCGCCGCTTGGCTCAGATGCGCAGTGAATTAGCCTATCGAAGTGTGTTTCGGGAATTGTCGTTGCAGAAACGATAA
- a CDS encoding VWA domain-containing protein — protein MKKSLLSMMAALFPLIVLADATSGALQNRGQEMSNWCWAANSEMLLDWHGNETGQTQIADFAVAGANVGNYLSADGWGPFKIPGTDIVFFQKGIKQVLEHFGPIKSDVQNSALSENDAKDFLDRGKPFIVREDWSGGGAHVLVAKDYAGSDFKIEDPWPLNGQPAPGNPGVSASVAYSTLTGTTPDYRSVVFGLSGGNTWTETLTLGKSLDIVFLIDSTGSMGPYISNVKSQATALVSDLKSKFEDLRIAVVEYRDFPEYPYGDSGDYITSVKTSFTDDTDNAIAAIDSISVGGGADIPEALFSAVERTATGAEIGGWRTGNNVSRHIILMGDAPGHSPEPWTGGKSLDDCKTALQNPDHPASVQAVHVGSDDSAGADFSALAAVNNGQKVSTISADDVSGLISGLIEDISNGRFPIHETKNPYPVFTWPPLGSPMASSPMLKSLSVELEFNDPVRSWRKYKTIKVKDLGATSITANKLLPVGEYRWRLKGNTKSGKFLYPDATEAKSEKLGKFVEEAFTTFNRLSNAPGPITKFSSTCPFSTGAAYDVYFEKDPDTEVYAVKRISQSGKEKIFKFKPKKLVEVETGVLSATLKVGKNENFCWYVQGLNYDRKKVDPEAFN, from the coding sequence ATGAAAAAATCTTTACTTTCCATGATGGCCGCTCTGTTTCCACTGATCGTGCTTGCGGATGCCACTTCTGGGGCGTTACAGAACCGCGGCCAGGAAATGTCAAATTGGTGCTGGGCAGCGAACTCCGAAATGCTGCTGGACTGGCACGGCAATGAGACCGGCCAGACTCAGATCGCCGATTTTGCCGTGGCCGGAGCGAATGTCGGTAATTATCTCAGCGCAGACGGTTGGGGGCCGTTCAAAATACCGGGTACCGATATCGTCTTCTTTCAAAAAGGTATAAAACAGGTGCTCGAACACTTCGGCCCCATCAAGAGCGACGTGCAAAATTCGGCGCTTTCCGAAAACGACGCCAAGGATTTTCTCGATCGGGGCAAGCCGTTTATCGTCCGCGAGGACTGGTCCGGCGGCGGAGCGCATGTGTTGGTGGCCAAAGATTATGCCGGCTCGGATTTTAAAATCGAAGATCCGTGGCCGTTGAATGGCCAACCGGCGCCGGGTAACCCCGGAGTTTCCGCATCGGTCGCTTATTCAACGCTCACGGGAACGACGCCGGATTACAGATCTGTCGTCTTCGGGTTAAGCGGCGGGAATACCTGGACTGAAACGTTAACCCTGGGCAAATCGCTCGATATCGTCTTTTTGATCGATTCCACGGGAAGCATGGGGCCTTACATCAGCAACGTCAAAAGCCAGGCCACTGCTTTGGTATCCGACTTGAAGTCGAAATTCGAAGACTTGAGAATCGCCGTCGTCGAATACCGCGACTTTCCGGAGTATCCCTACGGCGATTCCGGCGACTACATTACCTCGGTCAAGACCTCCTTTACCGACGACACGGATAATGCGATCGCCGCGATCGATTCGATTTCGGTCGGAGGCGGCGCCGATATTCCCGAAGCCTTGTTTTCGGCTGTAGAGCGTACCGCGACGGGAGCCGAGATTGGCGGTTGGCGGACCGGCAATAACGTATCCCGTCATATCATATTGATGGGCGATGCGCCGGGCCACAGTCCGGAGCCCTGGACCGGCGGCAAATCGCTGGACGATTGCAAAACGGCATTGCAAAATCCGGATCATCCGGCGAGCGTGCAGGCGGTGCACGTCGGCTCTGACGACTCCGCCGGCGCGGACTTTTCGGCCCTGGCTGCCGTCAATAACGGCCAGAAAGTATCGACGATCAGTGCCGATGACGTCTCGGGGCTGATTTCGGGCCTGATCGAGGACATTTCGAACGGCCGCTTTCCGATCCATGAAACCAAAAATCCCTATCCGGTCTTCACCTGGCCTCCTTTGGGCAGCCCGATGGCTTCGTCTCCGATGCTGAAGAGTTTGTCGGTCGAACTCGAATTCAACGATCCGGTAAGGAGCTGGCGTAAATATAAAACGATCAAAGTGAAAGACTTGGGTGCTACTTCCATTACCGCCAACAAGCTTTTGCCGGTCGGCGAATATCGCTGGCGGCTCAAAGGCAACACCAAATCCGGTAAATTTTTATATCCGGACGCAACGGAAGCCAAATCGGAGAAACTCGGCAAATTTGTCGAAGAGGCGTTCACTACGTTTAATCGGCTCTCGAATGCGCCGGGACCGATTACCAAGTTTTCCTCGACGTGCCCGTTTTCAACTGGGGCGGCCTATGATGTTTACTTTGAGAAAGATCCGGATACCGAAGTGTACGCTGTTAAGCGAATCAGCCAGTCGGGCAAGGAAAAAATCTTTAAATTTAAGCCCAAGAAACTTGTTGAAGTCGAAACGGGCGTTTTAAGCGCCACTCTCAAAGTCGGGAAAAACGAGAATTTCTGCTGGTACGTTCAGGGGTTGAACTACGATCGGAAAAAGGTTGATCCGGAAGCTTTTAACTGA